ACCGCGAACTACTTCACCGACCCGGCCTTCCTCGCCGGGCTGGCCAAGCCACCGCACGAGGACCCGAACGCGGCCATCCTGCGCTTCGTCTCGCTCTTCGCCGACCCCGGCAAGACCTGGCCCGACCTCGCCTGGCTGCGCGAGCACTGGGACGGCCCGATCGTGCTCAAGGGCATCCTGCACCCGGACGACGCCCGGGCCGCCGTCGAGGCCGGCATGGACGGCGTGGTGGTCTCCAACCACGGCGGCCGCCAGGTCAACGGGTCGATCGGCGCCGCCGAGGCGCTGCCCGCCGTGGCGGCCGCGGTCGGCGACCGGGTCCCGGTGCTCTTCGACAGCGGCATCCGGACGGGCGACGACGTCTTCAAGGCGCTCGCCCTGGGCGCGAGCGCGGCGCTGCTCGGCCGCCCGTACGCCTACGGGCTGGGCCTGGACGGCCAGGCCGGGGTGACGCACGTGATCCGCTCGCTGCTCGCCGAGTTCGAGCTGACACTGGCCCTCTCCGGGCACCGCACCCCGGGCTCGTTGGACGCCTCCGCGCTCGCCTGACCGACCGCACGCGCCGGGTGCCGGGCGGGGCCCTCCTCGGCCCGCCCGGCACCCGGCCGTCCTTCGTCAGCGCAGCACGCCGGCGTCCATCCCGCCCGACTCGACCGGCGCCGCGACCAGCCCCGGCTCGGCCGGCGAGGCCAGCAGCCGGTGCGTCGGCAGCACCCGCACCGTGTAACCGAACGGGCCGGTGCGGTCCAGCTCCAGCGAGCCCTCGTAGCGGTGGCGGCCCTCCAGGTCCGGCCCGCCGGCCGGCTTCAGGGCGAGCACCGCGGCGTCCGAGATCCGGTCGGACTCGTCCACCCGCCCGGCCACCACCTGGACCTCCACGTCGACCGGCTCCAGCGCGCCGAGCGAGACCTGCACCCGCAGCTCCAGCGCCGAGCCCAGCTCCTGCGCCTCGCGACAGCCCTCCGCCTCGACGTGCTCGACCCGGACGGCGGGCCAGGCCTCGCGGACCCGGCCCTTCCAGGCGGCCAGTTCGCGGGCGCCCGCATGGTCGGTGCCGCCGCTCCCTGCGGCCAGTGCGCGGTGTGCGTCCGCCGCGGGGGCGTACAGCCGCTCGACGTAGTCGCGCACCATCCGGCCCGCCAGCACCTTGGGCCCGAGGGTCACCAGGGTGTGCCGGACCATGGCGATCCAGCGGTGCGGCAGACCGTCGGCGCCGCGGTCGTAGAACCGGGCGGCGACCTGGTGCTCGATCAGGTCGTAGAGCGCGGCGGCCTCGATGTCGTCGCGCCGCTCGGCCTCCGGGCTGTCCGGGTCGACCCGCTCGGGGCCGGAGACGTCCGCTGTGGGGATCGCCCAGCCGTTGCGGCCGTCGTACCACTCGTCCCACCAGCCGTCCAGGATGGACAGGTTGAGGCAGCCGTTCAGGGCGGCCTTCATCCCGGAGGTGCCACAGGCCTCCAGCGGGCGGAGCGGGTTGTTCAGCCAGACGTCGCAGCCCGGGTAGAGGTGCTTGGCCATGGCCATGTCGTAGTCCGGCAGGAAGACGATCCGGTGCCGCACCGCTGGGTCGTCGGCGAAGGCCACCAGCTGCTGGATGAGCCGCTTGCCGCCGTCGTCGGCCGGGTGCGCCTTGCCCGCGACCACGATCTGCACCGGGCGCTGCGGGTCCAGCAGCAGGGCCCGCAGCCGGGCCCGGTCCCGCAGCATCAGCGTCAGCCGCTTGTACGACGGGACGCGGCGGGCGAAGCCGATGGTGAGCACGTCCGGGTCGAGCACGCCGGAGGTCCAGCCGAGCTCGGCGTCGCCGGCGCCGCGCTGGCGCCAGGAGATCCGCAGCCGTCGGCGGGCCTCCTCGACCAGCTGGGCGCGCAGGGTGCGGCGGACGTCCCAGATCTCCTCGTCGCCGATCCGTTCGATGCCCGTCCAGCGGCGGGCCTCGCCGGTGGTGATGGCCTCCTCGGCGCGCTCTGCGCCGAGCTGGCCGGCGCCGAGCCGGACGACGGCCGGGTCGATCCAGGTCGGCGCGTGGACGCCGTTGGTGATCGAGCCGATCGGCACCTCGGCCGAGTCGAAGCCCGGCCAGAGCCCGTTGAACATCGACCGGCTGACCTCGCCGTGCAGGGTGGAGACGCCGTTGGCCCGCTGGGCCAGCCGCAGGCCCATGGCGGCCATGTTGAACAGCTTCGGGTCGCCGCCCTGCCAGCTCTCCGCGCCGAGCGCCAGCACCCGGTCCGCCGGGACGCCGGCCAGTGCCGCGTCGCCGCCGAAGTGACGGGCGACCAGGTCGCGGTCGAAGCGGTCGATGCCTGCCGGGACGGGCGTGTGGGTGGTGAACACCGTACCGGCCCGGACGGCCTCCAGCGCGGCGACGAAGTCCAGCCCTCGGCCACCCTGTTCGACCGGGGCGACCAGCTCGCGGATGCGCTCCACACCGAGGAAGCCGGCGTGGCCCTCGTTGGTGTGGAAGACCTCCGGCGCGCGGTGGCCGGTGAGCCGGCAGTAGGTGCGCACCGCGCGGACGCCGCCGATGCCGAGCAGCATCTCCTGCAGCAGCCGGTGCTCGCTGCCGCCGCCGTAGAGCCGGTCCGTCACGTCACGGTCGGCCGGGGCGTTGGACTCGATGTCGGAGTCGAGCAGCAGCAGCGGGACGCGGCCGACCTGGGCCTTCCAGATCCGCGCGCCGAGGGTGCGGCCGGCCGGCAGGGCGAGGTCGACGCGGCAGGGGCTGCCGTCCTCCTCGCGGAGCAGGCTGACGGCGAGTTCGTCCGGGTCGAGCAGCGGGTAGCGCTCCTGCTGCCAGCCGTCCCGGTCGAGCGACTGCCGGAAGTAGCCGTGCCGGTAGAAGAGGCCCACGCCGACGATCGGCACCCCTAGGTCGCTGGCGGCCTTGAGGTGGTCGCCGGCCAGGATGCCGAGGCCGCCGGAGTACTGGGGCAGCGCGGCGGCGATCCCGAACTCCGGGGAGAAGTAGGCGATCGCCTCCGGCAGCGGGCCGCCGGCGGCCGCCGGTGCCGACTGGTACCAGCGCGGGCCGGCGAGATAGTCCCTCAGGTCGTCGTGCAGGTCGCCCAACCGGCGCAGGAAGCGGCGGTCGGCCGCGAGCGCGGCGAGCCGGGCGGCCGGCACCTCGCCGAGCAGCCGGACCGGATCCTCCCCCACGGCCGCCCAGACCTCGGGATCGACGGAGCGGAACAGCTCCCTCGTCTCGGGGTGCCAGGACCAGCGGAGGTTGAGCGCGAGCTCGTGCAGCGGCTGGAGTTGTTCGGGCAGGACGGTGCGGACGGTGAATCTGCGGATTGCCTTCACAACGTGAAGCCTAGAGCCTCGGGGCCGCCTGAACGGGTGTCAGCGGGCGTATTGCACACCCGTTCGGCGTATTGGTGAGATCGCAATCGGCGCAGTACTGCGAATGGGGGGCGCACGGGGCGCACGCGGCCGGAAAGGCGCGCCCCTGGCGCATGAATTTCCCGCAACGGCCGCGTTTCCACTGGCCGATATGCCCCTGCATACCGTCCGAAATCGCGCGATTACCGGCCCGTAGGTCTTGCCGGTGGTGCGAGGATGCAGAAAGGTCGTTGGTGCGGCAGGGAGTGCAGGCCGGAAGGCGCCCCCCTGCTGTCCCATGTCCGGAACATGCCCTGCTGACGAGCCCTCACCCTCCATCGCCCATTCGGCCGCTGCCGCTGCTCCTCGGCGTGTCCTCACACCTCTCCCGATCGTTTTTCGGGTGGGTCGGGTCGCTCCTGGGCGCGCCCCTCAGGGCGCGCGCCGGGACGCACGCGCCTTGCGGGGTGGGCCGCGCCTGCCAGGCGGTCGGGGTCACCGGGCCCGCCGGCACGGCACCGTTCCGAACGCACGGCCACCCCACCCCACAGTCCTCCCGGTTACTCCTCGCGGCACGCACCGGCCGCCGGGAGCCGCCGCCGATTCGGGCAGGAGTTTGGCATGCAGGGCGACACGCGGGATCAGTCCACCGCGACCACGGAGGGTCCCGACACACCGCCGACCACGGAGCCGCCGCTGCCGGCCCCGCGCGCCGCCCGCAGCACCGCACCGGCCGCCCCCGCGGCCAAGCGGACTGCGGCCCGCAGGACCACCACCACGACCGTGGCGACCGCCGCGAAGAAGGCTCCGGCCAAGAAGGCCGCCACGAAGACCGCGGCCGCCACGACCGCGGCCACCAAGAAGACGGCGGCCACGAAGACGGCGGCCAAGAAGGCCACCGCCCGCAAGAGCACCCCCCGCAAGACAGAGAGCGACACCGTGATCGGCCGCATCCCCGTCCTGGACGTCACCCCACTCGTCGACTCCGGGCGGCGCCCGGCCAAGGCGGTGGTCGGCGAGAGTTTCCAGGTCACCGCCACCGTCTTCCGCGAGGGCCACGACGCGGTGAACGCCAATGTGGTGCTCCGCGACCCGCGCGGCCGCAGCGGCCCGTGGACGCCGATGCGCGAACTCGCCCCCGGCACCGACCGCTGGGGCGCGCACGTCGCCCCGACCGCGCCCGGCCGCTGGTCCTACCTGGTGGAGGCGTGGAGCGACCCGGTCGCCACCTGGCGGAAGACCGCCGCCGTGAAGCTCCCGGCCGGCATCGACACCGCGCTCGTCCTGGAGGAGGGCGCCCAACTGCTGGAGCGGGCCGCCGGCGGGGTGCCGAAGAAGGAGGGCCGGGCGCACGTGCTGGCCGCGGTGGACGCGCTGCGCGACCCCGGGCTGCCCCCGCTGAGCCGCTACGCGGCCGCGCTCGCGCCCGAGGTGCTCGCCCTGCTGGAGCGCTACCCGCTGCGCGAACTGGTCAGCGCCAGCCGCCCGCTGCCGCTCCAGGTGGACCGTCAGCGGGCGCTGTACGGCGCCTGGTACGAGTTCTTCCCGCGCTCCGAGGGCGCCGTCGTCGACCCCTCCGGGGTCCGGCCGCCGGTCTCCGGGACGCTGCGCACCGCCGCCGAGCGGCTGCCCGCGGTCGCCGCGATGGGCTTCGACGTGGTCTACCTGCCGCCCGTTCACCCGATCGGCCGTGCCTTCCGCAAGGGCCCCGACAACAGCCTGACGGCCGGTCCGCACGACGTCGGCTCGCCCTGGGCGATCGGCTCGCCGGAGGGCGGCCACGACGCGGTCCACCCGGACCTCGGCACCCTGGAGGACTTCGACCGCTTCGTCGCCGAGGCCGAGTCGCTCGGCCTGGAGATCGCGCTCGACTTCGCCCTGCAGTGCTCGCCCGACCACCCCTGGGTCAACAAGCACCCGGAGTGGTTCTCCCACCGCCTCGACGGCACCGTCGCCTACGCCGAGAACCCGCCGAAGAAGTACCAGGACATCTACCCGATCAACTTCGACCAGGACTTCGAGGGCCTGGTCAAGGAGACGATTCGTGTCCTGCGTTTCTGGATGAGCCACGGGGTGCGGATCTTCCGCGTCGACAATCCGCACACCAAGCCGGTGGTGTTCTGGGAGAAGGTGCTCGGCGACATCGCCCGCACCGACCCGGACGTGATCTTCCTGGCCGAGGCGTTCACCCGCCCGGCGATGATGCACACCCTCGGGAAGATCGGATTCCACCAGTCGTACACCTATTTCACCTGGCGCAACACCAAGGGTGAACTGACCGAGTACCTCACCGAACTCACCGGTGAGGCGGCCGCCTACATGCGGCCCAACTTCTTCGCCAACACCCCGGACATCCTGCACGAGTACCTCCAGCACGGCGGCCCGGCCGCGTTCGCGATCCGCGCCGTGCTCGCCGCGACCCTCGCCCCGAGCTACGGGATCTACGCGGGGTACGAGCACTACGAGAACGAGCCCGTCCACCCCGGGTCCGAGGAGTACACGCGCTCGGAGAAGTACGAGCTGCGCCCGCGCGACTGGGGCCGCCAGGACACCCTCGCGCCGCTCCTCACCGCCCTCAACCGGCTCCGCCGCCGGCACCCCGCCCTCCAGCAGCTGCGCGACCTGCGCTTCCACCCCACGGACAACGACCAGGTCATCGCGTACTCCAAGCGGGCGACCAGCGAGGACGGCATCGAGGACCACGTGATCACCGTGGTGAACCTGGACCCGCACCGCGTACAGGAGGCGACCGTGACCCTGGACACGGACCTGCCGCTGGCGGTGCACGACGAGCTCACCGGCGCCACCTACCACTGGGGCCGCCACAACTACGTCCGGCTCGACCCATCCACCGAGCCGGCCCACCTCCTCACCGTCCGGAGGCACCCTCAGTGACAGTCAACGAGCCCGTTCCCGACACCTTCGCCGAAACGCCGGCCAGGGACCGCGACCCGGAGTGGTTCAAACGCGCGGTCTTCTACGAGGTCCTGGTCCGTTCCTTCCAGGACAGCAACGGCGACGGCGTCGGTGACCTCAAGGGGCTCACCTCGAAGCTCGACTACCTGCAGTGGCTGGGGGTCGACTGCCTCTGGCTGCCGCCCTTCTTCGCCTCCCCGCTGCGGGACGGCGGGTACGACGTGGCCGACTACAAGTCGGTCCTCCCGGAGTTCGGCGACCTCGCCGACTTCGTGGAGTTCGTCGACGCCGCGCACGCCCGCGGCATGCGGGTGATCATCGACTTCGTGGTCAACCACACCAGCGACCAGCACCCGTGGTTCCAGGCGTCCCGCAACGACCCGGACGGGCCGTACGGCGACTTCTACATGTGGGCCGACGACGACAAGCAGTACCCCGACGCCCGCATCATCTTCATCGACACCGAGACCTCCAACTGGACGTACGACCCGGTCCGCAAGCAGTACTTCTGGCACCGGTTCTTCTCCCACCAGCCGGACCTCAACTACGACAACCCGCGGGTGCAGGAGGAGGTGATCGCGGCCCTGAGGTTCTGGCTGGACCTCGGCATCGACGGGTTCCGGCTGGACGCGGTCCCCTACCTGTACGCCCGGGAGGGCACCAACTGCGAGAACCTGCCGGAGACCCACGAGTTCCTCAGGCGGCTCCGCAAGGAGATCGACGCGGACTACCCGGACACGGTGCTGCTGGCCGAGGCCAACCAGTGGCCCGAGGACGTCGTCGACTACTTCGGGGACTTCGCCTCCGGCGGCGACGAGTGCCACATGGCGTTCCACTTCCCGGTGATGCCGCGGATCTTCATGGCGGTCCGCCGGGAGTCCCGCTACCCGGTCTCCGAGGTCCTCGCCAAGACGCCGGAGATCCCCTCCGGCTGCCAGTGGGGCATCTTCCTGCGCAACCACGACGAGCTGACCCTGGAGATGGTCACCGACGAGGAGCGCGACTACATGTACGCGGAGTACGCGAAGGACCCGCGGATGCGGGCCAACGTGGGCATCCGCCGGCGGCTCGCGCCGCTGCTGGAGAACGACCGCAACCAGATCGAACTCTTCACCGCCCTGCTGCTCTCGCTGCCCGGCTCGCCCGTGCTGTACTACGGCGACGAGATCGGCATGGGCGACAACATCTGGCTCGGCGACCGGGACGGCGTCCGCACCCCGATGCAGTGGACGCCGGACCGCAACGCGGGTTTCTCCTCCGCCGACCCGGGCAGGCTCAGTCTGCCGCCCATCATGGACCCGGTGTACGGCTTTCAAGTGACCAACGTCGAAGCGCAGCAAAGCAGTTCGAGCTCTCTGCTGCACTGGACGCGTCGCATGATCGAAATCCGCAAGCTCAATCCTGCGTTCGGCCTCGGCAGCTACACCGAGCTGCCCTCCAGCAACCCCGCGGTGCTGGCCTTCGTGCGCGAGTACGAGGGAGACCTGGTCATGTGCGTGAACAACTTCTCGCGGTTCGCGCAGCCGACCGAACTGGACCTGCGGCGGTACGGGGGGCGGTACCCGGTCGAGCTGATCGGCGGCGTGCGCTTCCCGTCCATCGGTGAGTGGCCCTATTTGCTCACACTCGCCGGGCACGGCTTCTACTGGTTCCAGCTGAGGAAGCCAGGAATCAAGTAGCGGCGGCCGCCCGGCGCCCGAAGTAACGATCCACCAGGTCCGAGGCGACCACCCTGCGGGGCGCGAGAGTCACCACCCCCGCGCCCCGCAGGGGTCTTCGCACCACCGCGTACGGAGAACAGCCCAACGGCCACCCACACTATGGCGTGACACCCGAGCCCAGCTCGCGTGCCTCCGCCGCCGCGCCGCCGAAATCCGGAAGACTGACAGGCCCGGTGACGACCTCGGGCAGCCGGCCCGCTTCCGGGGAAAGGGAGTCATGTCCGAAACCTCCCGTTCTCAAGCCCATGTGCACCGCGACCTACCCGACGGCGCCCCCGGGCCCGTCGGCACGCGCGGGACCACGGGGCGGAGAACCACCGCCGGGGTCAGTGAACTCGTGGGAGCCGCCCTGCCGCTGATCGCCGACTGGCTCCCCACCCAGCGCTGGTACGCCGGGAAGGGGCGCCCGATCAGCGGGCTCACCCCGGTGGTGGGCACCCCCTTGCAGGTCGGCGACCCGACCCTGCTGCACCTGCTGCTGCGGGTGGAGCACGGCACCGGGGCGGCCGCCCAGGGCGACATCTACCAGCTGCTGCTCGGCATCCGTTCGAGCGAGCCGTCCGGGATCGGCCCGGGCGCCGTCCTGGGGCGACTGGCCGGCGGCGGACCGCACGACGGCGCGATGCTCTACGACGCGGTGCACGACCCGGAGCTGACCGGCCGGCTGCTGGAGCACCTGGCCACCGGCGACCGGTTCGGCGCGCTCTCCTTCCGGCGCACTCCGGGCCCCGGCCTGCCGAGCAACCTGCCCGGCCGGGCCTCCACGGCCGAGCAGTCCAACAGCTCGGTGATCTACGGAACCTCCTTCATCCTGAAGCTGTTCCGCCGGATCAGCCCGGGCACCAACCCGGACCTCGAACTCTCGCTGGCGCTCTCCCGGGCCGGCTCCACCCGCATCCCGCGGGTCGCCGCCTGGTTCGAGTCCCGGCTGGAGCGATCGGAACCGGCCACACTCGGCCTGCTCCAGCGCTACCTCCCGGACGCCGAGGACGGCTGGGAGCTCGCCCTCGACCAGGTGGCGCGGCTCAAGGGCGACCCGTCGCCGGGCAACTTCGCGGTCGAGGCGCACCGGCTCGGCCGGGCCACCGCCGAGGTGCACCGGGTGCTGTCCCGCTCGATGCCCACCGCCCGCCTCGACCGGGCGGAGACCGGCCGGCTGGCCTGCGCGATGGCCGACCGGCTGGACAGCGCGGTCGCCGCGGTGCCCGGTCTGCTGCGCTACCGCTCGGCGCTGCGCGCGGCGTTCCAGCAGCTCACCGCGGACCACCTGGAGGGCCTGCCGGTCCAGCGGATCCACGGCGACCTGCACCTCGGCCAGGCCATGCGCACCCCGCACGGCTGGGTGCTGCTGGACTTCGAGGGCGAGCCCGCGAAGCCGCTGGCCGAGCGCCGGCTGCCACAGCCCGCGCTGCGCGACGTGGCGGCGATGCTGCGCTCCTTCGACTACGCGGCCGCGCACCTGCTCGCCGGGGCCCCGGGCCCCGACCCGGAGCTGGCCCACCTCGCGAACGCCTGGGCGGCCCGCAACCGCACGGCGTACTGCGCGGGGTACACGGCGGGCGGCGGGATGGACCCGGCGACCGCACCGGAGCTGCTGCGCGCCCTGGAGATCGACAAGGCGGTGTACGAGGTCGTGTACGAGGCCCGGCACCGTCCGAGCTGGCTGCCGATCCCGCTGGCCGCCATCAACCGTCTGGCCCTGACCGTCTGACGCCCCCAACACGCCACCAGGAGGACCCGACGTGACACCGCTCGGCCCCACGCCAGAAAGCTCCACCACCGCCCTGCCCGCCACCTTCCGGGCGGGCGCCGGCACGTCCGCGCCCGCCCGCCGGGCCCGGGCTGCCAAGCGGCGCGAGCCCGTGGCGCCGCCGCGGTCCGGCCCGCCGACCTCCGCTCCGCTGCGGCTTCCGGAGGCGCCGCTGCCGCCCGCCGAGGTGGACCGGCTGGTCTCCGGCGTGCACCACGACCCGCACGCCCTGCTCGGCGCGCACGCCACCCTGGAGGGCACCGCGATCCGGGTGCTGCGCCCGTTCGCGGAGCGGGTCTTGGTGGTGACGGAGCACGGCCCGGCGGAGCTGACCCACCAGCAGTCCGGTCTGTTCACCGGGCTGCTGGTGGGCCGCGAGTTCCCGGCGTACCGGCTGGAGGTGACCTACCCGGGTGGCGCACCGCTGGAGCAGGAGGACGGCTACCGGGCGGCGCCCACCCTCGGCGAGCTCGACCTGCACCTGATCTCGGAGGGCCGGCACGAGCAGCTGTGGCAGGCGCTCGGCAGCCACGTCCGCGAGGTCGGCGGGGTGGCCGGCACCTCCTTCGCGGTCTGGGCGCCGAACGCGGTCGGGGTCCGGCTGGTCGGCGACTTCAACCACTGGGACGGCACCGGCCACCCGATGCGCTCGCTCGGCTCCTCGGGCATCTGGGAGCTGTTCGTCCCCGGCCTCGCCGAGGGCGCCACCTACAAGTACGAGATCCGCACCCGGCAGGGCTGGGTGCTGCAGAAGGCCGACCCGCTGGCCCGCGCCGCCCAGTGCCCGCCGGAGACCGCGTCGGTCGTGCACACCTCCGACTTCACCTGGGGCGACGCCGACTGGATGGCCCGGCGGGCCGGGACCGTGCACCACAAGGCGCCGATGTCGGTCTACGAGCTCCACCTGGCCTCCTGGCGGCCGGACCTGACGAGCTACCGCGAGATCGCCGAGGAGCTGCCCGGCTACCTCGCGGGCCTCGGCTTCACCCACGTCGAGTTCATGCCGGTGATGGAGCACCCGTTCGGCGGCTCCTGGGGCTACCAGGTCACCGGCTTCTACGCGCCGACCGCCCGGCTCGGCGGCCCGGACGACTTCAAGTACCTGGTGGACGCGCTGCACCGGGCCGGCATCGGCGTGATCGTCGACTGGGTGCCCGCGCACTTCCCGAAGGACGACTTCGGCCTGGCCCGTTTCGACGGCGAGCCGCTGTACGAGCCGGCCGACCCGCTGCGGGCCGAGCACCCGGACTGGGGCACCCTGGAGTTCGACTACGGCCGCACCGAGGTGCGGAACTTCCTGGTCGCCAACGCGGTGTACTGGTGCGAGGAGTTCCACGTCGACGGCCTGCGGGTGGACGCCGTCGCCTCGATGCTCTACCTCGACTACTCCCGCGAGGGCGGCGCCTGGTCGCCGAACGTCTTCGGCGGCCGGGAGAACCTCGACGCCGCCTCGTTCCTTCAGGAAATGAACGCGACGGTGTACCGCCGCTGCCCCGGCGTGCTCACCATCGCCGAGGAGTCGACCGCGTGGGACGGCGTCACCCGCCCCACCGACAGCGGCGGCCTCGGCTTCGGTCTGAAGTGGAACATGGGCTGGATGCACGACTCGCTGGTGTACATGTCCAAGGAGCCGGTGCACCGGAAGTACCACCACAACGAGATGACCTTCTCGATGGTGTACGCCTATTCCGAGAACTACATCCTGCCGATCTCGCACGACGAGGTGGTGCACGGCAAGCAGGCGCTGGTCGCCAAGATGCCCGGCGACTGGTGGCAGCAGCGGGCCAACCACCGGGCGTACCTGGGCTTCATGTGGGCCCACCCGGGCAAGCAACTGCTCTTCATGGGCCAGGAGTTCGCGCAGGGCGCCGAGTGGGACCACGAGCACGGCCCGCAGTGGTGGGTGCTCG
This genomic window from Streptomyces sp. TLI_235 contains:
- a CDS encoding starch phosphorylase, translating into MKAIRRFTVRTVLPEQLQPLHELALNLRWSWHPETRELFRSVDPEVWAAVGEDPVRLLGEVPAARLAALAADRRFLRRLGDLHDDLRDYLAGPRWYQSAPAAAGGPLPEAIAYFSPEFGIAAALPQYSGGLGILAGDHLKAASDLGVPIVGVGLFYRHGYFRQSLDRDGWQQERYPLLDPDELAVSLLREEDGSPCRVDLALPAGRTLGARIWKAQVGRVPLLLLDSDIESNAPADRDVTDRLYGGGSEHRLLQEMLLGIGGVRAVRTYCRLTGHRAPEVFHTNEGHAGFLGVERIRELVAPVEQGGRGLDFVAALEAVRAGTVFTTHTPVPAGIDRFDRDLVARHFGGDAALAGVPADRVLALGAESWQGGDPKLFNMAAMGLRLAQRANGVSTLHGEVSRSMFNGLWPGFDSAEVPIGSITNGVHAPTWIDPAVVRLGAGQLGAERAEEAITTGEARRWTGIERIGDEEIWDVRRTLRAQLVEEARRRLRISWRQRGAGDAELGWTSGVLDPDVLTIGFARRVPSYKRLTLMLRDRARLRALLLDPQRPVQIVVAGKAHPADDGGKRLIQQLVAFADDPAVRHRIVFLPDYDMAMAKHLYPGCDVWLNNPLRPLEACGTSGMKAALNGCLNLSILDGWWDEWYDGRNGWAIPTADVSGPERVDPDSPEAERRDDIEAAALYDLIEHQVAARFYDRGADGLPHRWIAMVRHTLVTLGPKVLAGRMVRDYVERLYAPAADAHRALAAGSGGTDHAGARELAAWKGRVREAWPAVRVEHVEAEGCREAQELGSALELRVQVSLGALEPVDVEVQVVAGRVDESDRISDAAVLALKPAGGPDLEGRHRYEGSLELDRTGPFGYTVRVLPTHRLLASPAEPGLVAAPVESGGMDAGVLR
- a CDS encoding alpha-1,4-glucan:maltose-1-phosphate maltosyltransferase, producing MQGDTRDQSTATTEGPDTPPTTEPPLPAPRAARSTAPAAPAAKRTAARRTTTTTVATAAKKAPAKKAATKTAAATTAATKKTAATKTAAKKATARKSTPRKTESDTVIGRIPVLDVTPLVDSGRRPAKAVVGESFQVTATVFREGHDAVNANVVLRDPRGRSGPWTPMRELAPGTDRWGAHVAPTAPGRWSYLVEAWSDPVATWRKTAAVKLPAGIDTALVLEEGAQLLERAAGGVPKKEGRAHVLAAVDALRDPGLPPLSRYAAALAPEVLALLERYPLRELVSASRPLPLQVDRQRALYGAWYEFFPRSEGAVVDPSGVRPPVSGTLRTAAERLPAVAAMGFDVVYLPPVHPIGRAFRKGPDNSLTAGPHDVGSPWAIGSPEGGHDAVHPDLGTLEDFDRFVAEAESLGLEIALDFALQCSPDHPWVNKHPEWFSHRLDGTVAYAENPPKKYQDIYPINFDQDFEGLVKETIRVLRFWMSHGVRIFRVDNPHTKPVVFWEKVLGDIARTDPDVIFLAEAFTRPAMMHTLGKIGFHQSYTYFTWRNTKGELTEYLTELTGEAAAYMRPNFFANTPDILHEYLQHGGPAAFAIRAVLAATLAPSYGIYAGYEHYENEPVHPGSEEYTRSEKYELRPRDWGRQDTLAPLLTALNRLRRRHPALQQLRDLRFHPTDNDQVIAYSKRATSEDGIEDHVITVVNLDPHRVQEATVTLDTDLPLAVHDELTGATYHWGRHNYVRLDPSTEPAHLLTVRRHPQ
- a CDS encoding trehalose synthase encodes the protein MTVNEPVPDTFAETPARDRDPEWFKRAVFYEVLVRSFQDSNGDGVGDLKGLTSKLDYLQWLGVDCLWLPPFFASPLRDGGYDVADYKSVLPEFGDLADFVEFVDAAHARGMRVIIDFVVNHTSDQHPWFQASRNDPDGPYGDFYMWADDDKQYPDARIIFIDTETSNWTYDPVRKQYFWHRFFSHQPDLNYDNPRVQEEVIAALRFWLDLGIDGFRLDAVPYLYAREGTNCENLPETHEFLRRLRKEIDADYPDTVLLAEANQWPEDVVDYFGDFASGGDECHMAFHFPVMPRIFMAVRRESRYPVSEVLAKTPEIPSGCQWGIFLRNHDELTLEMVTDEERDYMYAEYAKDPRMRANVGIRRRLAPLLENDRNQIELFTALLLSLPGSPVLYYGDEIGMGDNIWLGDRDGVRTPMQWTPDRNAGFSSADPGRLSLPPIMDPVYGFQVTNVEAQQSSSSSLLHWTRRMIEIRKLNPAFGLGSYTELPSSNPAVLAFVREYEGDLVMCVNNFSRFAQPTELDLRRYGGRYPVELIGGVRFPSIGEWPYLLTLAGHGFYWFQLRKPGIK
- a CDS encoding maltokinase, with the protein product MSETSRSQAHVHRDLPDGAPGPVGTRGTTGRRTTAGVSELVGAALPLIADWLPTQRWYAGKGRPISGLTPVVGTPLQVGDPTLLHLLLRVEHGTGAAAQGDIYQLLLGIRSSEPSGIGPGAVLGRLAGGGPHDGAMLYDAVHDPELTGRLLEHLATGDRFGALSFRRTPGPGLPSNLPGRASTAEQSNSSVIYGTSFILKLFRRISPGTNPDLELSLALSRAGSTRIPRVAAWFESRLERSEPATLGLLQRYLPDAEDGWELALDQVARLKGDPSPGNFAVEAHRLGRATAEVHRVLSRSMPTARLDRAETGRLACAMADRLDSAVAAVPGLLRYRSALRAAFQQLTADHLEGLPVQRIHGDLHLGQAMRTPHGWVLLDFEGEPAKPLAERRLPQPALRDVAAMLRSFDYAAAHLLAGAPGPDPELAHLANAWAARNRTAYCAGYTAGGGMDPATAPELLRALEIDKAVYEVVYEARHRPSWLPIPLAAINRLALTV
- a CDS encoding glycogen branching enzyme, with amino-acid sequence MTPLGPTPESSTTALPATFRAGAGTSAPARRARAAKRREPVAPPRSGPPTSAPLRLPEAPLPPAEVDRLVSGVHHDPHALLGAHATLEGTAIRVLRPFAERVLVVTEHGPAELTHQQSGLFTGLLVGREFPAYRLEVTYPGGAPLEQEDGYRAAPTLGELDLHLISEGRHEQLWQALGSHVREVGGVAGTSFAVWAPNAVGVRLVGDFNHWDGTGHPMRSLGSSGIWELFVPGLAEGATYKYEIRTRQGWVLQKADPLARAAQCPPETASVVHTSDFTWGDADWMARRAGTVHHKAPMSVYELHLASWRPDLTSYREIAEELPGYLAGLGFTHVEFMPVMEHPFGGSWGYQVTGFYAPTARLGGPDDFKYLVDALHRAGIGVIVDWVPAHFPKDDFGLARFDGEPLYEPADPLRAEHPDWGTLEFDYGRTEVRNFLVANAVYWCEEFHVDGLRVDAVASMLYLDYSREGGAWSPNVFGGRENLDAASFLQEMNATVYRRCPGVLTIAEESTAWDGVTRPTDSGGLGFGLKWNMGWMHDSLVYMSKEPVHRKYHHNEMTFSMVYAYSENYILPISHDEVVHGKQALVAKMPGDWWQQRANHRAYLGFMWAHPGKQLLFMGQEFAQGAEWDHEHGPQWWVLADDWPAAADHLGVRRLVGELNRTYRATPALWEQDTVPAGFRWLDGGAADDNVLSFVRYAVDGTPLIAVCNFSPVVRHGFRVGLPKLPGGDQLWEEALNTDAEEYGGSGIGNSHPVKAEATAWNGQDRSAELVLPPLSTLWLRPA